The Chrysiogenia bacterium genomic sequence GCAATGCTCTTCTCCGATGGGGAGGTGATCGAAGCGAGCGACCTGCCCGAGCTGCGCACCATGGAAGCCACCGGCGATCTGGCAGAGGACGTTCGCCTCTCCGACGAGGCGGTCGAGCGCGCGGCGCTTCAGGGCAATCTCAAGGATGCGGTGAAGAGCGCCTCGCGCCGGGTGGAAAAGGAAATCATCCTGCGCACCCTGCAGGCGACCAACTGGAACGTTACCCGCACTGCGCGCCAGCTCGGCATTTCACGCAAGGGTCTGCAACTGAAAATGAAGGAACTCGATCTGCGCCGCCAGCAACCGGTGGCATAGGCGGAAGAATCTTTAGTCGTTGTTCTTCTTGAGAGGGATGCCGTGTTTGATGAGGAAGGAGCGGAGGTGCTCTTTCACGCTGCAGGGTAGTTCTTCAGCGCTTTCTTTTCGGGCGGCGACTTTGCCCAGGTCGATGGCCTTCTTGTAGTTCGCCAGAAAATCCACGCACGGCGGACAGAGCTCAAAGTGCTTGTCGAATGCCGCACGGGTCTTCTCATCAAGCTCCCCGTCCACATACAGGTTGAGCAGGTCGACCATCTCCTTACAGGTGGGGATGCGGTCCTCGAATC encodes the following:
- a CDS encoding zf-HC2 domain-containing protein, which produces MSNKDNNIVDMNDLSKRFEDRIPTCKEMVDLLNLYVDGELDEKTRAAFDKHFELCPPCVDFLANYKKAIDLGKVAARKESAEELPCSVKEHLRSFLIKHGIPLKKNND